The DNA region TATTCCTTAATCTTTCTATGCGATCCTCGATCGGAGGATGCGTCGTGAAGAGCGACATCTTTTGCTTGTTATTAATCTTGGCCAGAGCCAGGCTATCCTGCTTTTTTTTCCGGAGCATAATGGCGGCCAATCTTCTCTAATGCAGCAATTATGTTTCTAGCCCCGCTAGTCCCTCCCCAGTAGCCAGACCAATCTCGTCATGAAGATCTTCGGCACAGTCGGAGGAGCAGTAGAGTACGTGTTCCATAACCGCAAGTGGCTGTTCAGCATCGGCAAAGCCATCAAGGGAGTATTCTGATGCCTCCCATCAACAAACCCACCTATCCGGCAAACATGACTGAGGGTGATCTTCGTTTCGAAGCCTTGGTTGATGTCATGGTGGCAGACAAAATCTATCTTGGCTCAGGCACTTACACTGCGTCAGAGATTGCCAATGTCTATGCCACCCAAGACTCGATCCAGGATCACTTGGGTCTCAGCTTCGATCCTTTGGGTGAGCTTGCCGAGAAACCGGGCAAGGCAGACTCCAAGATCACCAAGCTCAAGACCCGGAACTATGCGATTCCCGGCAAGAGAACCAGTACGGTGGAACTCACCATCTCCGGACTTTCAGTTAAACAGAAAGACTACCTTGAGAGCAGCTTCTTCATGGGTAAGAGCATGACCATCGTGGTCACATCCACAAGCTTGGATCGGGTTGTTGTCTTCAATGGTCTGCGCTGGACAGTTGACTGGTCTGGAGAGGCTGATGGTCTCTTCTCTGTAGTCATCTCCACCGAGTTCTCCGGAATCACTGCCGGGAAGTTATACCTGTTCAAGGATATCCCCCTCGGACCCTAATCAAGAAAGATAAACCACAATAATCTAAACAAAGGACAGAACATGGATTGCCAATGTAAACC from Candidatus Cloacimonadota bacterium includes:
- a CDS encoding M48 family metalloprotease codes for the protein MLRKKKQDSLALAKINNKQKMSLFTTHPPIEDRIERLRN